In Calditrichota bacterium, the following are encoded in one genomic region:
- a CDS encoding 50S ribosomal protein L27 produces the protein QRGTKVHPGRNVGIGKDDTLFALSSGRVVFESYRGRSAVSIIEE, from the coding sequence GCAGCGCGGTACCAAAGTGCACCCCGGACGCAACGTTGGAATCGGTAAGGACGACACTCTGTTCGCTCTATCGTCCGGTCGGGTTGTATTCGAATCCTATCGTGGCCGCAGTGCGGTCAGCATTATTGAGGAATAA